From Uloborus diversus isolate 005 chromosome 8, Udiv.v.3.1, whole genome shotgun sequence, a single genomic window includes:
- the LOC129227636 gene encoding LOW QUALITY PROTEIN: uncharacterized protein LOC129227636 (The sequence of the model RefSeq protein was modified relative to this genomic sequence to represent the inferred CDS: inserted 1 base in 1 codon), protein MSEISAVQIPQYHRSDPSLWFVMCESTFELATPKPITDSKTKYNYVVAHIPPDTVSLIRDVLMKPDKTDPYSHIKTEXINRSGESTQQEIRKLLSGEELGSRKPSELLRNMKRRAETLNVAENLMLELFLQRLPSLVQTILAAISELTLDKAVEIADRIIEVSPSSTETFAVSNKSEPTLETKFLREIEKLNKRIDRLSYSRGRSPNRRNNVSRERSVSRKRDFSICWHHRRFGDKCREEKCVKPCKWQGNESSKD, encoded by the exons ATGTCTGAAATAAGTGCAGTACAAATACCCCAGTACCATAGATCAGATCCTAGTTTATGGTTTGTAATGTGCGAAAGTACTTTTGAACTTGCTACTCCAAAGCCCATAACTGATTCGAAAACAAAATACAATTACGTAGTTGCACATATTCCTCCTGATACAGTTTCTTTAATAAGAGATGTATTAATGAAACCAGATAAAACCGATCCTTATTCCCATATTAAGACCG AAATAAATCGGTCTGGAGAATCGACCCAACAGGAAATTCGAAAGTTACTTTCAGGGGAAGAATTAGGCTCTCGCAAACCATCTGAATTGCTACGGAACATGAAACGTCGCGCAGAAACTTTAAATGTAGCTGAAAATTTGATGCTAGAATTATTTTTGCAGCGTTTGCCATCTTTAGTCCAAACAATTTTAGCTGCAATTTCCGAACTTACTTTAGACAAAGCTGTAGAAATTGCCGATAGGATCATAGAAGTTTCACCATCTTCCACGGAGACTTTTGCAGTGTCTAATAAAAGTGAACCAACACTTGAGACTAAATTTCTTCgcgaaattgaaaagttaaataaaagaaTTGATCGTCTTTCCTATTCTCGCGGTCGTTCGCCCAATCGCAGAAACAATGTGTCTCGCGAAAGGAGTGTCTCTCGTAAGCgtgatttttcaatttgttggCATCATAGACGCTTTGGAGACAAATGTAGAGAAGAAAAATGCGTGAAACCTTGCAAGTGGCAGGGAAACGAATCGAGCAAAGACTAG